The Mesorhizobium sp. M1D.F.Ca.ET.043.01.1.1 genome contains a region encoding:
- a CDS encoding NADH-quinone oxidoreductase subunit B family protein, with amino-acid sequence MRKLLFESLIRPPLTERPPRSSDAAADELARVLDGAARRRLGRSLSIRAVDAGSCNGCELEMHALSNAFYDIERFGLRFVASPRHADVLMVTGPVTKNMREALKRTWDATPNPKWVVALGGCAKDGGCFAGSYAVVGGVSEVVPVDLHIPGCPPPPIEILKGLIALLEGANGRAGASRG; translated from the coding sequence ATGCGCAAGCTCCTCTTCGAAAGCCTGATCCGCCCACCCCTGACCGAGCGCCCGCCGCGGTCGAGCGACGCGGCGGCCGACGAGCTGGCGCGCGTGCTCGATGGCGCTGCCCGCAGGAGGCTCGGCCGGAGCCTCTCGATCCGCGCGGTCGACGCCGGCTCCTGCAACGGCTGCGAGCTCGAGATGCACGCGTTGAGCAACGCCTTCTACGACATCGAGCGCTTCGGCCTCCGCTTCGTCGCCTCGCCGCGCCACGCCGACGTGCTGATGGTCACCGGGCCGGTCACCAAGAACATGCGCGAGGCGCTGAAGCGGACCTGGGACGCGACGCCCAACCCGAAATGGGTGGTCGCGCTCGGCGGTTGCGCCAAGGACGGCGGCTGCTTCGCCGGCAGCTATGCGGTCGTCGGCGGCGTGTCGGAGGTGGTGCCCGTCGACCTGCACATCCCGGGCTGCCCGCCGCCGCCGATCGAGATCCTCAAGGGGCTGATCGCGCTGCTGGAGGGGGCGAACGGGAGGGCCGGCGCTTCCAGGGGCTGA
- a CDS encoding VOC family protein encodes MASIRYIVKNVDSAVEFYRDKLEFSVNMHNPGKFAALVRDDLTLYLSAPGAGSGGTAGGDPEPGGWNRFMIVTKDLDSLINRLNTDGAEFKGAISEAGAGRARLLKDPSGNLIELFEFK; translated from the coding sequence ATGGCCTCCATTCGATACATTGTGAAGAACGTCGATAGTGCGGTGGAATTCTACCGCGACAAACTCGAGTTCTCGGTGAACATGCACAATCCCGGCAAGTTCGCAGCGCTCGTCCGTGATGACCTGACGCTCTACCTGAGCGCTCCAGGAGCGGGTAGCGGGGGAACTGCCGGCGGCGATCCGGAGCCCGGGGGATGGAACCGATTCATGATTGTTACGAAGGATTTGGACAGTCTCATCAACCGGTTGAACACCGACGGGGCCGAATTCAAGGGAGCAATCAGCGAAGCGGGGGCCGGTCGGGCCAGGCTGCTGAAAGATCCATCGGGTAACCTGATTGAGCTGTTTGAATTCAAATAG
- a CDS encoding LysR substrate-binding domain-containing protein, protein MGNRPPLRALHAFEAAARHGSFKAAAAELGVTPTAISHQVRLLEEVCGLKLFQRRPRPLVLTSAGARLFPILRNGFDLLAGSLAAIAEPDFQAPLRVTSPNAFASRWLVPRLPKWREANPAVPLEIIGTDALLDLRAGAADVAIRYTRRPPLGFAGQELCRDSFFPICSPRLLASDGRAIERAADLLCYPLIHFDWMNRDPDAPTWLRWVAMARSIDPELIPDKAWDLSFREELHAIDAVVAGQGIAILSDVVVGRELENGSLVKAHPLSLPGYSFYVVWMHHNPRYAVMETFLAWMRTVL, encoded by the coding sequence ATGGGAAATCGCCCGCCGCTCCGCGCCTTGCACGCCTTCGAGGCCGCCGCCCGGCACGGCAGCTTCAAGGCCGCGGCGGCGGAGCTCGGCGTGACGCCGACAGCGATCAGCCACCAGGTGCGGCTGCTGGAAGAGGTATGCGGTTTGAAGCTGTTCCAGCGCCGGCCGCGGCCGCTCGTGCTGACGAGCGCGGGAGCGCGGCTGTTTCCCATCCTGCGCAACGGCTTTGACCTTCTTGCCGGCTCCCTTGCCGCCATCGCCGAGCCGGATTTTCAAGCGCCCTTGCGGGTGACGAGCCCGAACGCCTTCGCGAGCCGATGGCTGGTGCCCCGGCTGCCGAAATGGCGCGAGGCCAACCCGGCCGTGCCGCTGGAGATCATCGGAACGGACGCGCTGCTCGATCTGCGCGCCGGCGCCGCGGATGTGGCGATCCGCTACACGCGTCGCCCGCCTTTGGGCTTTGCCGGGCAGGAGCTGTGCCGCGATTCCTTCTTTCCCATCTGCAGTCCGCGACTGTTGGCAAGCGACGGGCGGGCGATTGAGCGTGCCGCCGATCTGTTGTGCTATCCGCTGATCCATTTCGACTGGATGAACCGGGATCCGGACGCTCCCACCTGGCTTCGATGGGTGGCGATGGCCCGTTCGATCGATCCGGAGCTGATCCCGGACAAAGCCTGGGATCTGAGCTTTCGCGAGGAGCTGCACGCGATCGACGCGGTTGTCGCCGGGCAGGGCATTGCGATCCTGAGTGACGTCGTGGTCGGCCGCGAGCTGGAAAACGGTTCGCTCGTCAAAGCGCATCCATTGTCCTTGCCGGGCTACAGCTTCTATGTCGTCTGGATGCACCACAATCCGCGATACGCGGTGATGGAGACGTTCCTGGCGTGGATGAGGACCGTCCTATGA
- a CDS encoding FAD-binding oxidoreductase, with amino-acid sequence MMEIPRQTEARSGRPNPPGAAIEQLRQGLRGELVLPTDAAYEQARSVWNGAIDKRPAAIVFCADPDDVVRAVTYARAQGCLVAVRSGGHNVAGLSVCDDGIVIDLSRMKKIVVDPERRVARAEAGLNLGEFDAATQAHGLATTMGVNSDTGIAGLTLGGGFGKLGRKHGLSCDNLIAAEIVTADGRLLRTSAGEHPDLFWALRGGGGNFGIVTGFEYRLHPLGPDLLVGSVLHAYDQARAAMRFYDTFSHDAPDEVSVDAALVTLPSGDRAFSISACYVGPPEAGEPVIAPLMKFGSPIESRQQAVPYLQIQSAGDSLFPRGRRYYWKAQFLREIGDAAIDALLDSYARAPNRSSLLVFQQVGGAIARVPASHSPYANRDAALDCFPIAIWDDPADDEANISWARDLWNAVRPFSTGGVYANNLGDEGDERVRDAYGANYARLAAVKKRYDPTNFFRLNQNIRPG; translated from the coding sequence ATGATGGAGATCCCACGACAGACCGAGGCGCGATCGGGCCGACCCAATCCTCCGGGCGCGGCGATCGAACAGCTGCGGCAGGGCTTGCGAGGCGAATTGGTGTTGCCGACGGACGCTGCCTACGAGCAGGCGCGCAGCGTCTGGAACGGGGCGATCGACAAACGCCCCGCCGCAATCGTCTTTTGCGCCGATCCCGATGACGTCGTCCGTGCCGTCACCTATGCCAGGGCACAAGGCTGTCTCGTGGCGGTTCGTAGCGGCGGCCATAACGTCGCGGGCCTGTCCGTCTGCGACGATGGCATCGTGATCGATCTGTCGCGCATGAAGAAGATCGTCGTCGATCCCGAGCGTCGCGTCGCCAGGGCCGAAGCCGGTCTGAACCTCGGCGAGTTCGACGCCGCCACACAGGCCCACGGCCTCGCGACGACCATGGGTGTCAACAGCGACACCGGCATTGCTGGCCTGACGCTCGGTGGAGGCTTCGGCAAGCTCGGGCGCAAGCACGGCCTGAGCTGCGACAATCTGATCGCGGCCGAAATCGTGACAGCCGACGGACGGCTGTTGCGGACAAGCGCCGGCGAGCACCCCGATCTGTTCTGGGCCTTGCGCGGCGGAGGCGGCAATTTCGGCATCGTGACGGGGTTCGAATACCGGCTGCACCCGCTCGGCCCGGATCTTCTCGTGGGCTCGGTGCTGCACGCCTACGATCAGGCGCGCGCGGCGATGCGGTTCTACGACACATTCTCCCATGATGCCCCCGATGAGGTGAGCGTCGACGCCGCGCTCGTCACACTGCCCTCGGGCGACCGTGCCTTCAGCATCTCGGCCTGCTATGTCGGGCCACCCGAAGCCGGCGAGCCCGTCATCGCGCCGCTGATGAAATTCGGATCCCCCATCGAAAGCCGCCAGCAAGCCGTTCCCTATCTTCAGATTCAATCGGCGGGCGACAGCCTCTTTCCACGCGGACGACGCTATTACTGGAAAGCGCAGTTCCTGCGCGAGATCGGCGACGCTGCGATCGACGCGCTGCTCGACAGCTACGCGCGGGCTCCCAATCGCTCGTCCCTGCTGGTGTTCCAACAGGTCGGCGGAGCGATCGCGCGCGTGCCCGCGTCGCACTCGCCCTACGCCAATCGCGATGCGGCGCTTGACTGTTTCCCGATCGCCATCTGGGACGATCCGGCCGATGACGAGGCAAACATAAGCTGGGCGCGCGACCTGTGGAATGCGGTCAGGCCATTCTCCACCGGCGGCGTCTATGCCAACAATCTCGGCGACGAGGGTGACGAGCGCGTTCGTGATGCATACGGCGCAAATTATGCGCGCCTCGCCGCCGTCAAGAAGCGATACGATCCGACCAATTTCTTCCGGTTGAACCAGAATATCAGGCCTGGATAA
- a CDS encoding MFS transporter: MRKAVRSRWTILAVLFVARAAMAVQFQSIAAIAPELGKDLHANLADIGVLIGLYFAPGVALALPGGAIGKRFGDKAVVLAGLALMLAGEILLFASSSWSVQITGRLVSGVGGVLLNVLMTKMVVDWFAGRQIATAMAIFINSWPLGIALTLLVLPLIQAEFGIAGTQIAVMALIAAALALVGLFYRRPGQTAAPASAEASRLAKPAGWAVLLAGAIWAFYNVGFAMIFSFAPSMLVERGWSTAAAGSAVSIVLWLAALSVPIGGYLADRTGSRNAMLAAGCLAFAALVLALWRGSETLPTLVALGLVCGLPAGAIMSLPTRALTPSTRALGMGLFYTVYYATMLVAPWLGGKFALWAGSAGAALGLGSVALLACPILLWEFERRLLLPARTAPQAN, from the coding sequence GTGAGGAAAGCCGTGCGCAGCCGATGGACGATCCTTGCTGTCCTGTTTGTCGCCCGGGCGGCGATGGCGGTGCAGTTCCAGAGCATCGCGGCCATTGCGCCGGAACTGGGCAAGGACCTCCACGCCAACCTCGCCGATATCGGCGTGCTCATCGGCCTCTACTTCGCGCCGGGCGTTGCGCTTGCGCTTCCCGGCGGCGCGATCGGCAAGCGCTTCGGCGACAAGGCGGTCGTGCTCGCCGGCCTGGCGCTGATGTTGGCGGGGGAAATCCTGCTGTTCGCCTCGTCTTCATGGAGCGTGCAGATCACCGGCAGGCTGGTCTCCGGCGTGGGCGGCGTCCTGCTGAACGTGTTGATGACCAAGATGGTCGTCGACTGGTTCGCGGGTCGGCAGATCGCCACGGCGATGGCGATCTTTATCAACTCATGGCCGTTGGGCATTGCCCTCACGCTTCTCGTGCTGCCGCTGATCCAGGCGGAATTCGGCATAGCGGGGACGCAGATCGCGGTGATGGCACTCATCGCAGCGGCGCTTGCATTGGTGGGGCTTTTCTACAGGCGGCCCGGCCAGACCGCCGCCCCGGCTTCGGCGGAAGCCTCGCGGCTGGCAAAGCCGGCCGGCTGGGCCGTGCTGCTGGCAGGCGCGATATGGGCTTTCTACAATGTCGGGTTCGCCATGATCTTCAGTTTCGCGCCGTCAATGCTGGTCGAACGCGGCTGGTCAACCGCCGCGGCCGGCTCCGCGGTCAGCATCGTGCTGTGGCTCGCCGCGCTGTCCGTTCCAATCGGCGGCTACCTCGCGGACCGCACCGGGAGCCGCAATGCCATGCTGGCGGCCGGCTGCCTCGCCTTCGCGGCGCTGGTTCTCGCGCTGTGGCGCGGTTCCGAGACGCTGCCCACCCTGGTTGCTCTCGGCCTGGTCTGCGGCCTGCCGGCCGGAGCGATCATGAGCCTGCCGACACGCGCCCTGACACCGTCGACGCGGGCGCTTGGAATGGGCCTCTTCTACACGGTGTATTACGCCACGATGCTCGTCGCTCCCTGGCTTGGCGGCAAGTTTGCGCTTTGGGCCGGCAGCGCCGGCGCAGCCCTCGGCCTCGGTTCGGTCGCCCTTTTGGCGTGTCCGATCCTGCTGTGGGAGTTCGAACGCCGGCTGCTCCTGCCGGCGCGGACGGCACCGCAGGCCAATTGA
- a CDS encoding winged helix-turn-helix domain-containing protein yields MISFGPFTLVVNERLLLRQGVPVDLGARAFDILTTLAARPNEVVSKKDLLAHVWPDVTVEEGSLRFHMANLRKALGDGKDGARYIATLAGRGYCFVAPVSRSGGRKDVPSEVVDSYPHASLPNRLVRMVGRTDDAVALSTRLIATRFVTIVGTGGVGKTTAAVAVGHDLVEAFAGAVHFVDLGALGDPNLVAATVAATLGLSPQSDDAISELIAYLAGRRILLILDTCEHVIDAAAELATRIFAATPQAHILATSREPLLVEGEHVYKLAPLACPPDDPELTVSVAQGFPATQLFVERAAASGARLDLDDADAMVVAKMCRKLDGVPLAIELAAGRVASYGLQQTAALLEERLTLLWPGKRTAPPRQKTLQATLDWSFGLLSEFERLVLRRLAVFVGHFSIEAALAIVTSPAVDEALVFGAIDSLVAKSMVAARPAGATMRYRLLDTTRAYALQLDVHDAELTELAARHATYYLRWLEETGTEWPTLSSAAQRALHLAGLANVRAALEWCFGPGGNTRLGIRLATAAAPVLLSMSLLTECRRWTAQAILALDGTHGGPDEMRLQAASGVSLMFTRGGQDAARVALNRSLAIAEERGNALDQLQVLGPLQMFHLRTGGFRTALGYAERCSVIAGTLEDSVSTTLAHSLMGISLHLNGEHGRARTALEEALRYGPRSDRTTTNYLGFDGGILAGAILARTLWLQGHPDRAVERALLTVKDAEALDNPLTLAIALVWAVTVFVWVGDLDRAEEHLNRLFSCAELHALRPYLVVGRGLQGELAIRRGDAESGVRSLQGALQDLHAAPYELLTTPLSIALVQGLAATDRSAEALAPIDETIRSVEANGDLCYMPELLRVKGNLVRATKPGADDEAQLYLRRSLEMSRDQGARGWELRAAIDLATLLAARSQHESARALLQPLFERFSEGLDTADLKSAARLLATLR; encoded by the coding sequence ATGATTTCGTTTGGTCCTTTCACCCTGGTTGTGAACGAACGGCTCCTGCTGCGCCAGGGCGTGCCGGTTGATCTTGGCGCACGTGCCTTCGACATCCTGACCACTTTGGCTGCCCGCCCGAACGAGGTCGTCAGCAAGAAGGATCTGCTGGCTCATGTCTGGCCCGATGTCACCGTGGAGGAGGGCAGCCTGCGATTTCACATGGCCAACCTGCGAAAAGCGTTGGGCGACGGCAAGGACGGCGCGCGCTACATCGCGACCCTGGCCGGACGAGGCTACTGCTTTGTGGCGCCGGTCTCGCGATCGGGCGGTCGGAAAGATGTGCCCAGCGAGGTCGTCGACAGCTATCCGCACGCCAGTCTGCCAAACCGGCTCGTCCGCATGGTGGGGCGGACCGATGATGCTGTCGCGCTGTCAACCCGGCTCATTGCAACGCGCTTCGTCACAATCGTTGGCACGGGTGGGGTCGGCAAGACCACTGCTGCGGTGGCAGTGGGGCATGATCTGGTCGAGGCCTTCGCCGGCGCCGTGCATTTCGTCGATCTGGGCGCGCTCGGCGATCCAAACCTGGTTGCGGCGACGGTGGCCGCGACACTCGGGCTGTCGCCGCAGTCCGACGACGCCATCTCCGAGTTGATCGCCTATCTCGCGGGGCGGCGGATCCTGCTGATCCTCGATACCTGCGAGCATGTCATCGACGCGGCCGCAGAGCTGGCAACCCGCATCTTCGCCGCGACGCCGCAGGCTCACATCCTCGCGACCAGCCGCGAGCCGCTTCTTGTCGAAGGGGAGCACGTCTACAAGCTGGCGCCGCTGGCATGCCCGCCGGACGATCCCGAGCTCACGGTATCGGTTGCGCAGGGCTTCCCCGCGACCCAGCTGTTCGTGGAACGCGCCGCGGCGAGCGGCGCTCGCCTCGATCTCGACGACGCGGATGCCATGGTCGTGGCCAAGATGTGCCGGAAGCTTGACGGCGTGCCGCTCGCGATCGAGCTGGCCGCCGGACGGGTTGCAAGCTACGGCCTTCAGCAGACCGCGGCCCTTCTCGAGGAACGGCTGACCCTGCTGTGGCCGGGCAAGCGCACCGCCCCGCCGCGCCAGAAGACCCTGCAGGCCACTTTGGACTGGAGCTTCGGGCTTCTGTCCGAGTTCGAGCGTCTGGTGCTTCGCCGGCTTGCCGTGTTCGTCGGCCACTTTTCGATCGAGGCCGCCCTGGCGATCGTGACGAGCCCCGCCGTCGACGAGGCTTTGGTGTTTGGTGCCATCGACAGCCTCGTGGCCAAGTCGATGGTCGCGGCACGGCCGGCCGGCGCAACGATGCGGTATAGGCTGCTCGATACCACGCGGGCCTATGCCCTCCAGCTCGACGTCCACGATGCCGAGCTCACGGAGCTGGCCGCCCGCCACGCCACCTACTACCTGCGATGGCTGGAGGAGACTGGAACCGAGTGGCCGACCTTGTCGAGTGCGGCACAGCGGGCTCTTCATCTCGCCGGCCTTGCGAATGTGCGAGCGGCCCTGGAATGGTGCTTCGGGCCCGGCGGGAACACCCGGCTCGGCATCCGGCTTGCCACTGCCGCGGCTCCGGTCCTCCTTTCGATGTCCCTGCTCACCGAATGCCGCCGCTGGACTGCCCAGGCAATTCTTGCCCTGGACGGCACGCATGGCGGGCCCGACGAGATGCGTCTTCAGGCGGCCTCGGGTGTGTCCCTGATGTTCACGCGCGGAGGACAGGACGCGGCGCGTGTGGCATTGAACAGAAGCCTGGCCATTGCCGAGGAACGCGGCAATGCGCTCGATCAGCTACAGGTTTTGGGCCCATTGCAGATGTTCCACCTCCGCACCGGAGGGTTCAGGACGGCCCTTGGCTACGCGGAGCGCTGTTCCGTCATCGCCGGCACCCTCGAAGATTCCGTCTCCACGACACTGGCGCATTCGTTGATGGGGATTTCGCTCCATCTGAACGGAGAGCATGGCCGTGCGCGGACGGCGCTCGAGGAGGCGTTGCGGTACGGGCCACGTTCTGACCGGACCACGACGAACTATCTCGGCTTCGATGGCGGAATTCTCGCCGGCGCGATCCTGGCAAGGACGCTCTGGCTGCAAGGCCATCCCGATCGGGCCGTCGAGCGCGCGCTGCTGACCGTCAAGGACGCGGAAGCCTTGGACAATCCCTTAACGCTCGCCATCGCCCTGGTCTGGGCTGTCACCGTGTTCGTTTGGGTCGGCGATCTCGACCGCGCGGAGGAGCACCTGAATCGTCTTTTCTCCTGCGCCGAGCTGCATGCTCTCAGGCCTTACCTCGTCGTCGGGCGCGGCCTCCAAGGAGAACTCGCCATTCGTCGAGGCGATGCGGAAAGCGGGGTTCGGAGCCTGCAAGGCGCTCTCCAGGACCTTCACGCCGCCCCGTACGAACTGCTGACAACCCCGCTCAGCATTGCGCTCGTTCAGGGCCTCGCCGCGACGGACCGGTCCGCCGAAGCCCTCGCGCCGATCGACGAGACGATCCGATCGGTCGAGGCGAATGGGGATCTCTGCTATATGCCGGAGTTGCTGCGCGTAAAGGGAAACCTTGTTCGCGCAACGAAGCCCGGTGCCGATGACGAAGCGCAATTGTATCTTCGGCGGTCGCTCGAAATGAGCCGCGATCAGGGCGCGCGCGGTTGGGAGCTGCGTGCCGCGATCGACCTGGCGACCCTTCTGGCCGCCCGCAGCCAGCACGAAAGCGCCCGCGCTCTGCTCCAACCGCTGTTCGAGCGTTTCTCTGAGGGCCTGGATACGGCCGATCTGAAGTCTGCCGCACGCCTGCTGGCGACACTGCGCTAA
- a CDS encoding organic hydroperoxide resistance protein, with protein MLAQTKRLYTGKVRTTGGRDGASRSSDGRLDIRLSPPGGPGSGTNPEQLFAAGWSACFEGAMAIAARKMNVALPAGTAIDAEVDLNVDEGAYSLGARLNVSLPGLDRNVARAVVDAAHQTCPYSKATRGNIVVEINLI; from the coding sequence ATGCTCGCACAAACAAAACGACTCTACACCGGCAAAGTCCGCACCACCGGCGGTCGGGACGGGGCATCCCGGAGCTCCGACGGGAGGCTGGACATCCGGCTCTCGCCGCCCGGAGGCCCGGGCAGCGGCACCAATCCGGAACAGCTGTTTGCCGCGGGCTGGTCGGCCTGCTTCGAGGGCGCGATGGCGATCGCCGCCCGCAAGATGAATGTCGCGCTGCCTGCCGGAACGGCAATCGACGCGGAGGTGGACCTCAACGTCGACGAAGGCGCCTACTCCCTCGGCGCGCGCCTCAATGTGAGCCTGCCGGGTCTCGACCGCAACGTCGCGCGAGCGGTGGTCGATGCAGCCCATCAGACCTGTCCCTACTCGAAGGCCACACGCGGCAACATCGTGGTCGAAATCAACCTCATCTAA
- a CDS encoding alpha/beta hydrolase, giving the protein MPEEIDHSRRRLFGIAAATFAAAQLGAIGGASAQGDRTDATGSGTTQPRTSFASLKQIDAGLLNVGYAEDGPASGPPVILLHGWPYDIYSYVDVAPLLADAGYRVIIPYLRGYGTTRFLSDATVRNGQPAALASDVIALMDALGIQTAVVAGYDWGGRTANIVAALWPERCKAMVSVSGYLIGSQAANMAPLPPQAELQWWYQFYFATERGRAGYAKNTDDFAKLIWRLASPQWTFDDATFARSAAAFANPDHVDVVIHNYRWRLDLASGEAKYDDLEKQLAMFPTIGVPTITMEGDANGAPHPDPSAYAKRFSGKYEHRLITGGIGHNLPQEAPQAFAQAVIDVDRF; this is encoded by the coding sequence ATCCCGGAAGAAATCGACCATTCCCGCCGGCGCCTGTTCGGCATCGCCGCCGCGACCTTCGCGGCTGCGCAACTCGGCGCGATCGGCGGCGCGAGCGCGCAAGGCGACCGGACGGACGCCACCGGCTCCGGCACCACACAGCCCAGGACCTCGTTCGCCTCCCTGAAGCAAATCGACGCGGGCCTGCTGAACGTCGGATATGCCGAGGACGGGCCCGCGAGCGGCCCTCCGGTCATCCTTTTGCACGGCTGGCCCTATGACATCTACAGCTATGTCGATGTCGCGCCGTTGCTGGCGGACGCAGGATACCGTGTGATCATTCCCTATCTGCGCGGCTATGGCACGACACGCTTTCTGTCGGACGCCACCGTCCGAAACGGCCAGCCGGCGGCGCTCGCCTCCGACGTCATCGCCTTGATGGATGCGCTCGGCATCCAGACGGCGGTCGTCGCGGGCTATGACTGGGGCGGGCGGACCGCCAATATCGTCGCCGCGCTGTGGCCGGAGCGCTGCAAGGCCATGGTGTCGGTCAGCGGATATCTGATCGGCAGCCAGGCGGCCAACATGGCGCCGCTGCCGCCGCAGGCCGAGCTGCAATGGTGGTATCAGTTCTATTTCGCCACCGAGCGCGGCCGTGCGGGCTACGCGAAAAACACCGACGACTTCGCCAAGCTGATCTGGCGGCTCGCGTCCCCGCAATGGACATTCGACGACGCCACTTTCGCGCGCAGCGCGGCTGCCTTCGCCAATCCGGATCATGTCGACGTCGTCATCCACAATTACCGGTGGCGCCTTGACCTGGCCTCAGGCGAAGCCAAATACGACGACCTGGAAAAACAGCTCGCCATGTTTCCGACGATCGGTGTGCCGACGATTACGATGGAAGGTGACGCCAATGGCGCGCCGCATCCGGACCCCAGCGCCTACGCCAAGAGATTTTCGGGCAAGTATGAGCACCGGTTGATCACGGGCGGCATCGGGCACAACCTGCCGCAGGAGGCGCCACAGGCCTTCGCCCAGGCGGTCATCGACGTCGACCGGTTCTAG
- a CDS encoding alpha/beta hydrolase codes for MKTLLAALAIASASLSNAYAQAGKPTIVLVHGAFADSSSWNGVVKILEKDGYPVVAVANPLRGVKNDAGYVADVLGSIKSPVVLVGHSYGGSVISEAADGHATVKALVYVAAFAPDAGETAAQLAGKFPGSSLGPTLAPPVALSSGGKDLYIQQDKFHEQFAADVPEAEARLMAAAQRPIEEAALNEIQTEAAWKKLPAWFIYGDGDKNIPAEALAFMAARAHSRDTVVIKGASHVVMVSHPEPVARLIEKAAAKASQ; via the coding sequence ATGAAAACACTGCTTGCAGCCCTGGCGATCGCCAGCGCCTCTCTCAGCAATGCGTACGCGCAGGCCGGCAAACCCACCATCGTTCTGGTTCACGGCGCGTTCGCGGATTCGTCGAGCTGGAACGGCGTCGTCAAAATCCTGGAGAAGGATGGCTATCCCGTCGTAGCTGTCGCCAATCCGTTGCGTGGCGTCAAAAATGACGCCGGCTACGTCGCCGACGTCCTTGGCTCCATCAAATCGCCTGTGGTCCTCGTCGGGCATTCCTACGGCGGCTCGGTTATCAGCGAAGCGGCTGACGGCCATGCGACCGTCAAGGCGCTGGTCTATGTCGCGGCCTTCGCGCCGGATGCGGGCGAGACAGCCGCGCAGCTGGCCGGCAAATTTCCCGGCAGCTCGCTCGGCCCGACCCTCGCGCCGCCGGTCGCCCTTTCAAGCGGTGGGAAGGACCTCTACATCCAGCAGGACAAGTTCCACGAGCAGTTCGCCGCCGACGTCCCCGAAGCCGAGGCCAGGCTGATGGCCGCGGCGCAGAGGCCCATCGAGGAAGCCGCGCTGAACGAAATCCAAACCGAAGCGGCGTGGAAGAAGCTTCCGGCCTGGTTCATCTACGGAGACGGCGACAAGAACATACCGGCCGAAGCCTTGGCATTCATGGCTGCCCGGGCCCACTCACGGGATACCGTGGTCATCAAGGGCGCCTCGCATGTGGTGATGGTGTCGCACCCTGAACCGGTTGCGCGGCTGATCGAGAAGGCCGCTGCGAAGGCATCGCAATGA